Genomic window (Alnus glutinosa chromosome 9, dhAlnGlut1.1, whole genome shotgun sequence):
CTGGCACATCATCCACGGAGGCATGCAGTTGACAGAGCGATTTTGAGAGGCTTTTAATCGAAATAATCATAATAGGATAATAACCAAggatttaaaattcaataaacaagataaataaatagatagTAGGAAAATTTAGAGAACCCTAACTTCCTCCAAGAAAACAATTTATTCCTAGAAATAGCAAGAAATAACTTAAagtatgttttcaaatttgaaaatgatgaattttgtgtccaagaaaaacaactgtaaaataaattaaagtcgATAGGGGTGGTcaagccacccctttggccaaaatgggggtcatcggccacccccatttggccattttgggatgGATGAACCACCCCCATCTCAGCCAAACGGGGTggcttcttttattattttatctttttattttgtatttgacccttttgtatttattttttttttaatttttttttaaacactttACATTTGCCAcattttttgaagtttaggaACTAAAAAATCACGTGCGATGCATGATTTACATTCCGTCCAAACATACATGAAACCTTAATGGATGGGCTAAATTGTCAcagtttggtagtttgtggggttcgaatgtcactttttaaacatttaagGCTAAAATGCCAAATTGATAATACTTTGGGGGTAAAGTGTATCTAACAATTAATTGGAATTATGGACCATTGGTAGAGAATTGATAATGACAGGCTTCACAGTTAGAGCTAGCCCTTTTCATACTCATCAATATAAATAGAAGTCCTCCCAACCCCATTGATCTCATGTCTCTCATGCATATTACTACCTAAAAGACCTAACAATAAAATACATATTTCCTCTAAAGACATGTTACATGTACATCTTTTATATatctcttttctaaatcaactatTGGATCTGTAGGACTCACATGTGGGTTATTGTGGGtcctacagatccaatggttaatttagaaaagagatgtataaaaatgtacaaaaatcatttctctttcctctATTGTTGTTGCATAATTAACTATCAATCTGTTGTTGTTGCATGACCACCAAAACAGAAGATTTACTGTCAAGATCAGATGAGGTGAGCAAGTCTCCAATAATCCCCAGCTCTGGAAATTCACTCCATTCTGCAAGCCCTGATGTCTGCGGAGACTCTACATTATGCCATCTACCAACAATAATAAGGTCATACTCGTCCACCAAAGACCGAACTATCAATGCCGTCTGAGGCCCATCTTTCACCATCTCCTCTAAGTATATCACATATTCATCACCCACGTTATTAAGTTTAACATCCTTCAGTATCTCATTGTCAAGTAATTTGTCCCAATGGGAATCAACGTCATCGCTAACGGCAACAAAGTGAACCATAGTCAAGGTGATATTCCTATTATTGGCCATGCGTTTGGCAAAAGTCAATGCCTCTCGATCGTCATTACCTCCTAAGAAGATCATGGCAACAGAATAGGATGACTTTGATGAAACCGTTGAGCGGCCTAAATGACCACGATCAACAAGTATCCCAACAGAGCAAGGGGCTAGTTCAAGCACACTGCAATTTAAGGTCCTAATGGTATTGTCATCTGATTCCACAAGACCGTCAATGGACCATTTTCGGTAGAACGGGAGTACTATGAGGGATGTGAGTTTGTCTAATCCAAGGATGCATATGTCCTCGTGCATGAACATGAGTGGACAGATTGTTGTGAAGACGTTTACTGATACAACACCTGAATTGTGTCGTTTAAAGTGATTTAAGGCGAGAATGATATTCTTCGAATAAGAGCTGTTATTGGACATAGTCTTTTTTTGCATTTGGTGGGAAATAAAAATAGGAGAGGCTCGACCAATTAACTCGATAAGGTGAAGCACAAAAACAACAACAGGCCTTTCACTAGTTGGGCACATGACTTCAAGTAGTTTTGTTATAGCAGAAATGGCATCTGGCCTATGAATGCATGCTAGGACTCTGAGCTCCGCATTGTGTCTGTAATGCATAATATCCCTTTTTTGGTAACCTGCATATTTCCTTGAAGGATGGTACAGGTACTTTACCAAGAGTGGCACAAAAATTGCATTCAATAGGATGCTAACACTTGACAAAGCGTACACCTCTTTTGAAATGATCTGCACTTGGATAAAAAATGTAGGAGAAACCCATTAGGTGATCTTGTTCACGAAAACAATAGTTTTTTACTACTAAATATTATGTGCTAGAAAATGTCTTTTGAAATGTAGTATGATGTTTCGAGAAGatcaatattttctttcattcttaattCTAGGACTTATGCTTGAAATACTCTTAACCATGAAATAtcatttcatcaaattggcaaaaaatatcattaattatcTTACTAAACTTTATTTGGCAATAGTCGTTTCTAATTTATTCTAGATTCACATATTTAAAAGGTCTTACATGTATTTggaaaataaatttgttaaatatAGGAATAATCATTTTGGGAGTTACATGGGATTTATTTCGCATATGAGttatatgaaatatatttgtCATATTAGAGCTACATATGATGTAAATGAGTAAGTTGAATATTGGAAAATTAGAAGCATCGTTGTATCTTTTAAGAGTAAAGTTATTTAGTAGACCGTTATACAACTATCATTCAACTGAGATAACTTGGCAGTGAAAATcaacctttcatttttttttataagtgctgATCCAAAGACTGATTTGCACTGCCACACTATCAAGGTGTATGACAGCCGTATACTAGTCTATAAATAGCATTACTAATCTTATAAATACTCATATACGATCTAGTCATTATTCTCAAGTGAGTGGAATACAAAATTATTCTGGTCTATTTATCCAATTCTCCACTTATTTCCTTAGAATATTGATCGTGTGTTTTAACCCTCTTAATTTCCAACAAATTGGTATTAAAGCTGCTTGTGATgcgaaaagaaaatggaaaatagaAAATGGAATGATTCCATTTCAAATGCCTCAGTTCAAAGGCAACTATATATCTGTATGAAAGTAAGCTTGGGATTAGAAGATTTATGGGAGATCATTGACAAAGATTACTTGGAGTTGGTGAACAAAAGATCCTTATCTCAAACTCAAAATAACTCCTTACAATCCACTAAAAAAAAGGATGGTGTGACGTcacacatcgcctgggaatgaggatgtgcttatatgtataaatgcaccatttatgacacaacgcgttttaaagccgtgatagttatgaacctatcaaaactccgcaattaagcgtgcttctgcgagagcaattgcaggatgggtgacctcctgggaagtctggtttagagagctaaaagcggacaatattgtgtcatcgggggtgagtcgttacaaatggtatcagagccattgcccagcttGAGATgaggggagcgtgcacaagctaatgagggacgccagcggggacgctgggtccaaagaggggtgATTGTAACGTcacacatcgcctgggaatgaggatgtgcttgtgatgacccgtttttttttttttttttttgaaaacgtacaaatggatcttcacaATGGCACGAcaacatgtcgctcagccaacatatgacacatgtccTATAACATGCatctgataatcagagttacatttaacagcggaatataataatcaatgtgcagcgaaacacatatcataagcggaaatacatctaatataCAACAGTTAATTaaaacaagagccatttacaagtctatctatttaaggcttatataacacattacactaattacattctaaaatataggctcaacaaatacatgtgccacgtaggacacaAGCCATagataaaatacccaaaatgcggactacccatgagtccgtgacttatgactgtcgcgatgtgctccaatcataatATCCCATaagctaggtggacgagtcaatatctatatccgcagaacctgcaaccaaagcatcaatgtctgcacagttgcgggggttgccgcatccgtacaggtggaattatgagcccaccgccttagcataaataaatacactaagacctcagacgtatactattcactgagttttcgcaaagaaccaacctttcttttctagtcatgcgtatactataacagccaccaattttataaacttttgtttgaaaacccccatagctgatatagtagacactgactaatagaaaacatttaaaccaTATTACGCAGCTGAgtttatacgtagaagttccattgttggatacaactacatacatcctcacctactatattaccTTTGATCTAGTAAGACTTAGATCgaaaacaatgacatttaaaaCATGAAACCATCCGatataaatatacataagttcttttctattgagactcttatgcatactaatacgtctagcaaaactaccatatatatcaaaaacatgaaaacaattcaattatcatGAAACAAATGCTGTGCATGCGTGTCGTAcgtttgcctaagggaattgaaccccggtcttattCTTATCgtatgcctaagggaattgaaccccggtcttgtttgTGCCATGCTCAATGCTCGtgctcaaatactatacatttaatttcataatcatgactttaacacatgctttctttacaaaacataatcaattcaacatgtcatttctttaacaatttgcataacttaaatctttatactcactctaaactcaccaatcatattcatagttcaaaacatcatcaatatttcaatatactccaaagtactcaaatcatccaaaacaattcataatcaacatacagttggttcagatttgtaaaacaatatatattttgcaattcatcatttatgaaaataatactctcagtgagtagaatactcaccttggctgcgcggatttaatcactaggtctcctagacaccaccttgcaatgtatcactatgaaataacacattgcactatttagcactttaaataattaacaccctaattagcacttgaatcgctcaaggctaaaccgttggaaaacccataatatttttaagagtCCCAAATGTCTACCCATTAGTCCTAGatactaactaaaactcaaacaatactaacccaaagtatttactaagggttaaatattaacataactacttaactatttactcataatattaattactaacttgtaattaatttcactaacccataaattattttcactaatacttataataatattagccctaaaattatattcattaatttctagattatttttcactaacattttctcaatattattaaccctaaaattattttcattaatcttttacaataattattaacttattaacataattcattaacacatttaacataacattaacccataagaaagtTTTAGGGTTAACCTCGCacatactatttaaactaaatacccattattatttatttttactaacactaGGACCTAActcataaatacttatttttacaaaacccataactaatttgtaattaatcatcacaataactacaattaatccacaaattaataatctaggttttaaacactaaaaactctaaattattttaacccatcaaattagggtttcaaacttaaacccaaaattataaaatactaccctaaacacaatattattaacccaatagcatttactaagggttaatcaaataaaaataccgctaaaattaaatacccgaAAGTTAGGCTTTAGAGAACTTACCAAATTtccccaaaccaaaacccatggttttGGCAGCCTCAAGCAAattccaagtaacccattacctaaagaaaacactagattaaactcacattttaagattttaacccaaaatttcaagaacacgagtttagtgttttacctcaaaacgatcggtgaaaacgtagatcgggcttcgcaaatcacgttaccgaagtcggatttgagtttagaCGGTTAGATCTTTTTAGATCACGATTTTTCTATGGAAAACTAAAGGGAAAAGGAGAGATTGTGTAGAGGATCCGGACAAATGGCGTGGAAAGAGTTTCCTGCCACTTTTAAAATGACGCAGTCCgtgtctcttttttttaaatgccgTTTGTgtccttttctttcttaagACGCGCACATGGTCTGCAGTTATCCGAACAAtgcttcttgtttctttattgtttgattttccatctttacttattttattcttcttttcaattttcttttcttttcatttcaatcTCACGCCCCAAGCCCacctgtttcttttcttctttttaataaacatttgatttttctttactttaattgattcttgtttttctttttttctttatatttctaatttctattttattttatttttctatttctttggaCTTCAAAACTATTCTTTTTAGGACTACCatttacaaattcataaaataaaaataaaacactttgtttaaccacattaaataaatttatttttatttaatcataataaattcattttataaattttggtcTCTAAAAATATCCTCTTGCATTTAAATAtacctaattaagtttaatcaattatttatccaaatttatactttaattattaaataatgtcccgGACATTAcagtgcttatatgtataaatgcactatttatgacacaacgcatattaaagccgtgatggttatgaacctatcagaactccgcagttaagcgtgtttctgtgagagcaatcccaagatgggtgacctcctgagaagtctagtttggggagccaaaagcggacaatattgtgtcattggaggTGAGTTGTTACAGATGGAAAGGCCATCATGTCATCCATCAATGCTTGGATGATGGCATGTTACAAAGAATTGCTAATGCAACTATTTCCAAGAAAACTTTGGAGATTCTTCAAACTCTTATCAAGGAGTTgataaagtaaagaaattttgGCATCTAAACTTTGCAAAGTAATTAAGTTTGAAGCTAGCCTTGTGTATGAAGGACTTTGAACCAGTTTCATATTATTTTCACATGTTAGGCATTGTGGATCAAATAAAGAGGTATGGTAAGGATTTAAATGATACGAGGGTTGTAGAAAAATCTTtcattcattatatatataagctcttgGAAACCCTCCCCATGCATGCTGATTTTCAAGAGTGAGTTATACTGAAGGGTTGTATCATTGGGTATCAGAGTCAGCCATCACTTCAAGTATGAGATTTGATGCAGCTCGTCAAGTATGGGATCGAGGGGATTGTGGCTTTGTAGTCGAGTCACATAATTGGTGACATATAGGTTGGATTAAAATGTCTTGGTACTATATATGGGCATAGTGTTAAGCCATTGAATACTATAGGTGAGTGGAGTCGCCAAAAGAGAAATTGATACCATCGGGTTAGTGTCGATAAAGTGGGCTGCCATCGACATTAGCTCTAGGACATGGTGGTATATTACTATCCTAAGTGTCTCACATGGCTTAAATACAATCTTAACCatgcatgtgtatataagctcttggaCACCTTTCCCTGCAAGTCGATTTTCAAGGGTAAGCTCTACCCAAAGTTTTCTATAACAATTGATCAACTCATGGGATCATTACAAGCTCATGaatagaagaaggaaaagaataaGCAAGAGCCTTATGCTACAAACAAATGTCTCTTTGAATGAGAAAAAGATCAGTATGGAGGGAACCAGGTCGAAACATGGAAATGGAtgtggaagaggaagagaagaatGGGCTGGTTACCATCCatctaacaaaaaagaaagatatcaAAATTCTGGACATATGATAGAATACCTGAGATTCAAGACTACTAAGTAAATGGAATACCAAACTTGACATCTTAAATAAAGATCTTTAGCTAGGACAAGACACAGAGATGACCATTGGCATTTTCCATACAGAAAATAGGAGCCACAAGCATCTTCTTCGATAGATCATCGATCATGTTTGGAGCGCTCTTGTAGCGTGCAGAGCAACGGCGTCGTTGACACTGCAATGGCACTGCAAATGGCTGTGGGTGTAGGATTTGATTTGTTGGGAGTTTAGGTTTGGGAACAGGGGCAGAGCCACACTATGGCTTGGGGGGGCTtgggcccccccaagccaaagggctcccctcaaaaaaaaaaaaaaatctaaaaaaaaaaaataataataataataatttttacccctattctttaaaaaatttgtagttttggcccctccaaattatttttttttcaatttggcccccccaaaagCTAAAAGCTGGCTCTGCCCCTGTTtgggaagatgaagatgaaagaGAATTGAGCGCTTgggtatttgtttttttctcatgatcttttttttataaatatttttgttaataaaaacCTAACGTGGAAATGAAATTTTTAAGTTGTTGATGTAGCAATTATCATGTAGAATGCCACATCAATTTGTAGAGGTATTGTAATAAAATCATAGTATCTCTAGCATTTTCCTATTAAATATAGATGATCATTTTGGGGGTTAGATGGAATTTATCATGCATATTTGGAATTTATTTGTCGGGTGGGAGTTACATATGATGTAAAATAGTGAATTTGAAGACTAGAAGAATTTATTGCATCTTATAAATACCCATGTATTCTAGTTATTAATCTCGAGtaagtggattttttttcttcttattttgccGATCCTACCAATGTGAAATGAGGGAAATGTAGGTTTGAGTTAAAAGGATTTATGTTCACTCCATGTAAAAACAAGGCATTCATCTTAATCTATATTAAAGGCACCTAtccttcaaatatatataaattagaggcacctaaaacaaaaccaaaaagaaaaaggtaattcCATTTAGAGTAAcactagaaattatatttttatcttataattattcaacaatgttgatgtgacaATCTCAATCTATCATTTGATCAGTCCTTGTCACATCATCattatgggaaaaaaaaatggcttttagcatttctcttccatttaattttcaggaataataataataataataataataataataataataataaccaata
Coding sequences:
- the LOC133876949 gene encoding cation/H(+) antiporter 4-like, with the protein product MHYRHNAELRVLACIHRPDAISAITKLLEVMCPTSERPVVVFVLHLIELIGRASPIFISHQMQKKTMSNNSSYSKNIILALNHFKRHNSGVVSVNVFTTICPLMFMHEDICILGLDKLTSLIVLPFYRKWSIDGLVESDDNTIRTLNCSVLELAPCSVGILVDRGHLGRSTVSSKSSYSVAMIFLGGNDDREALTFAKRMANNRNITLTMVHFVAVSDDVDSHWDKLLDNEILKDVKLNNVGDEYVIYLEEMVKDGPQTALIVRSLVDEYDLIIVGRWHNVESPQTSGLAEWSEFPELGIIGDLLTSSDLDSKSSVLVVMQQQQIDS